In Candidatus Defluviilinea proxima, a single genomic region encodes these proteins:
- a CDS encoding amino acid ABC transporter ATP-binding protein: MAPIVKVSNLDKYFSLLHVLKDVSIEVQPREVVCLIGRSGSGKSTLLRCINFLEDPSRGHIEVDGVRVEIQNGTRKEHRQAIHEIRLKTGMVFQEFNLFPHMSVLENVIEAPVTVKGMDRKVAIELAEQNLDSVGLLFKKDEYPNRLSGGQKQRVAIARALTMQPKVMLFDEPTSALDPELIGEVLSVMQKVAKDGMTMLVVTHEMGFAREVADRVLVMADGEIIEESKPDELFNHPKDPRTQALIERYRSGER, from the coding sequence ATGGCACCGATCGTAAAAGTATCGAACCTTGATAAGTACTTCAGCCTACTCCATGTGTTGAAGGATGTCTCCATCGAAGTCCAGCCGCGTGAAGTAGTATGTCTCATTGGGCGTAGTGGTTCTGGAAAAAGTACATTACTGCGATGCATCAATTTCCTTGAAGATCCCTCGCGCGGCCATATCGAGGTGGATGGTGTTCGCGTTGAAATTCAAAACGGCACACGCAAAGAACATCGGCAAGCCATTCATGAAATCCGTTTGAAGACCGGCATGGTTTTTCAAGAGTTCAATCTTTTTCCACACATGAGCGTGCTTGAAAATGTCATCGAAGCACCCGTCACTGTCAAAGGCATGGATCGCAAGGTAGCTATTGAGCTTGCAGAGCAAAACCTCGATAGCGTAGGTCTGCTCTTCAAAAAGGATGAATATCCAAACAGGCTATCAGGCGGACAGAAACAACGTGTGGCTATTGCACGCGCTCTTACAATGCAACCTAAAGTCATGCTCTTCGATGAGCCCACATCTGCTCTCGACCCTGAACTCATTGGCGAGGTGCTGAGCGTGATGCAAAAGGTCGCTAAAGATGGCATGACGATGTTAGTCGTCACACATGAAATGGGTTTCGCACGTGAAGTGGCAGATCGTGTTCTCGTGATGGCTGATGGCGAGATCATTGAGGAATCTAAGCCTGATGAGCTATTCAATCATCCTAAAGATCCACGCACCCAGGCATTGATAGAACGTTATCGTTCCGGGGAAAGATAA
- a CDS encoding PAS domain S-box protein has translation MHNTHDSRLLEPNTIKTTTRIVLFRLSILILLSMGGIFALQILSGNTQDATILAPSIIPILFALWLTHRDRIELAGTVIAVSLIAVFTALATVGQGPYDIGAVVFPSILIIASLILKRRTVLYLMGLIILCNAWLTLGAVYGLYHPTYPQSSHIGQFVVTSLILLITMSAVYVLSNIIRSSLNTVQKELTEREKAEKALRDAEAMYRTLVENTSVIIYRDAPEEEGDTLYISPQIERVLGYSVEEWQNNPKIWMELTHSEDLPNVLSDIKNYLAKGEGSVIEYRMRSKDNRWVWLQDESVVVKGDDGKPQYIHGVLTDITARKNAEQKIQQHEAILNAVAETAQLLLKSSDWQSDANEMLRLLCEATEASHVYIFENHPGENGEILSSQKYEWGSANQQSDLENLDYQSTQIDPTLGIEDWHTNLKNGKPFYGSRKQYPQYWDDRFGATGLKTILDVPITVNGQWWGIIRFDDYVHEMPWSKTEADALVVAASNLGTAIERQQADRALRVSEEKFELAFHHTYVAMAINNTNDHRLLDINEAFTKVTGYTREDAIGKRAGRDLNIWLNQEDRDFIINSLEQQGYIDEYKAEFRRKNGEIGVGLLSAVNISIAGKPCQLYSFYDISRIDQLMSELKSKNEELQSFTYTVSHDLKAPLVTISGFMGYLEQDARKGDIERVSKDILRITEAVVKMQRLLNELLELSRIGRLMNPPEDVPFGEVVQEALRIVEGRLLARQVRVEVEADLPSVYGDRIRLVEVVQNLVDNAAKFMGEQTDPCICIGVKWRNGSPVFFVRDNGMGIEPQYFDTVFGLFNKLDAHSEGTGIGLSLVKRIVDVHGGSIWVESEGIGKGSTFYFTFAKYPGRAQNEK, from the coding sequence ATGCACAACACACACGATTCCCGTCTTCTTGAGCCGAATACTATCAAAACAACTACAAGAATTGTTCTATTTAGGTTATCTATTCTGATCCTATTGAGCATGGGGGGTATATTTGCTTTACAGATACTCAGCGGAAATACACAGGATGCCACGATCCTCGCGCCAAGCATAATCCCTATTTTATTCGCGCTTTGGCTGACGCACCGTGATCGTATTGAATTAGCAGGGACTGTCATTGCAGTTTCACTGATTGCCGTATTTACAGCGCTGGCAACTGTCGGGCAGGGCCCTTACGACATTGGGGCTGTGGTCTTTCCATCAATCCTAATCATTGCCAGCCTGATCTTGAAAAGAAGAACTGTCCTTTATTTGATGGGGCTTATTATTCTCTGCAATGCATGGTTAACTCTTGGCGCAGTGTACGGCTTATATCACCCCACATATCCACAATCGTCACATATAGGGCAGTTTGTTGTCACATCACTAATATTGCTTATTACAATGTCTGCAGTTTATGTTCTATCGAACATTATTCGTAGTAGTTTGAATACAGTTCAAAAAGAGTTGACTGAACGTGAAAAAGCTGAAAAAGCTTTGCGTGATGCAGAAGCGATGTATAGGACATTGGTGGAAAATACATCTGTCATTATCTATCGCGATGCTCCTGAAGAAGAGGGCGACACACTTTATATCAGCCCTCAGATCGAGAGAGTGCTGGGGTATTCGGTTGAAGAATGGCAAAATAACCCCAAGATATGGATGGAGTTAACACACTCGGAGGATCTACCAAACGTTCTGTCAGATATCAAGAATTATCTTGCAAAGGGCGAGGGGTCGGTGATCGAATATCGAATGAGGTCAAAGGACAACAGATGGGTATGGCTTCAAGATGAGTCTGTTGTAGTCAAAGGAGATGATGGTAAACCTCAATACATTCACGGCGTGTTGACCGACATCACAGCCCGCAAGAATGCAGAACAAAAGATTCAACAGCATGAGGCTATTCTTAATGCAGTTGCCGAAACTGCTCAATTGCTTCTTAAATCAAGCGATTGGCAAAGCGACGCAAACGAGATGTTGCGACTACTCTGTGAAGCAACGGAGGCAAGTCATGTTTATATTTTCGAAAATCATCCAGGGGAGAATGGTGAAATACTTTCATCGCAAAAGTATGAATGGGGTTCAGCCAATCAGCAATCAGATCTAGAGAACCTAGATTACCAAAGTACCCAAATCGATCCAACCCTAGGCATAGAGGATTGGCATACAAACTTGAAGAATGGAAAACCTTTCTATGGAAGCCGAAAACAATATCCCCAATATTGGGATGACAGATTCGGCGCCACAGGATTGAAAACTATTTTGGACGTACCGATCACTGTCAATGGACAGTGGTGGGGCATCATCAGGTTCGATGATTATGTACATGAAATGCCATGGTCAAAGACAGAGGCAGATGCCCTCGTGGTAGCGGCAAGCAATTTGGGAACCGCTATTGAACGTCAACAAGCTGACCGGGCGCTCAGGGTTTCAGAGGAGAAATTTGAACTAGCTTTTCATCATACGTATGTGGCGATGGCAATTAATAATACAAACGACCACAGACTATTAGATATCAACGAGGCGTTTACCAAAGTAACAGGATATACGCGAGAAGATGCTATCGGGAAGAGGGCCGGGCGTGATCTGAACATCTGGTTAAACCAGGAAGATCGCGATTTCATTATCAACTCGTTAGAACAACAGGGATACATCGATGAATATAAAGCAGAATTTCGCCGCAAGAACGGGGAGATCGGCGTCGGGTTACTCTCTGCGGTGAATATATCCATCGCAGGCAAGCCTTGTCAGCTCTATTCGTTCTACGATATCTCACGCATCGATCAGCTTATGAGTGAATTGAAATCGAAAAATGAGGAGTTACAAAGCTTTACATATACCGTGTCGCATGATCTCAAGGCTCCATTGGTGACGATCTCAGGCTTTATGGGGTATCTCGAACAGGATGCTCGAAAAGGCGACATAGAGAGAGTGAGCAAAGACATTTTGCGGATCACCGAGGCGGTCGTCAAAATGCAGAGGTTGCTCAACGAGTTGCTCGAACTCTCGCGTATCGGACGTCTGATGAATCCACCAGAAGATGTTCCCTTTGGTGAAGTAGTACAAGAAGCCTTGAGAATTGTAGAAGGCCGTTTGCTGGCGAGGCAAGTTCGAGTGGAGGTGGAAGCGGATCTTCCATCCGTGTATGGGGATCGTATACGGTTGGTTGAGGTGGTACAAAATCTTGTGGATAACGCCGCGAAGTTTATGGGGGAACAGACAGACCCATGTATTTGCATTGGAGTAAAGTGGAGGAATGGAAGCCCGGTGTTTTTCGTGCGCGACAACGGTATGGGGATAGAGCCTCAATATTTTGATACAGTGTTCGGGCTGTTCAACAAACTGGATGCACATAGCGAAGGTACAGGCATTGGCCTTTCGTTGGTTAAACGAATCGTGGATGTTCATGGTGGATCAATATGGGTCGAATCGGAAGGTATTGGAAAAGGTTCGACCTTCTATTTCACTTTTGCAAAATATCCAGGAAGGGCACAGAATGAAAAGTAG
- a CDS encoding amino acid ABC transporter permease, translating into MNPTSTGTEIEKTHAQLLYESQQRTSRQFSTWVSVTWGLLFLFLVYLFSGQSFLGFETIALNLDFIQKNFLFIAGGLGQTLIVSLLSITLAIALALFAALGRLSKFPPFYALSTFYVSLIRGTPLYLQIFFFFLALPQLGIILTGLFAGVLALGLNYGAYMSEIFRAGLESVGRGQREAAVALGMTPMQTMRRVILPQALRFAIPPIGNDFIAMTKDSALVSATGFVHEVMWRATKVGRAQFNNLEALIMAAIFYWVMTIILTYVQSIIETRLAKGDR; encoded by the coding sequence ATGAACCCAACATCCACGGGAACAGAGATAGAAAAAACGCATGCGCAATTACTCTACGAGTCGCAACAGCGAACATCCCGCCAATTTAGTACGTGGGTATCCGTAACATGGGGTCTGTTGTTTCTCTTTCTAGTCTACTTGTTCAGTGGCCAAAGTTTTCTCGGCTTTGAAACAATTGCTCTTAACCTCGATTTCATTCAGAAAAACTTTCTTTTCATTGCAGGCGGCCTCGGGCAAACACTGATCGTCTCGCTCCTTTCGATCACGCTGGCAATCGCACTGGCTCTATTCGCGGCGCTTGGACGGCTTTCCAAATTTCCCCCGTTTTACGCACTAAGCACTTTTTATGTTTCATTGATTCGCGGAACACCTCTATATCTACAAATATTTTTCTTTTTCCTTGCTTTACCACAATTGGGCATTATTCTCACGGGTTTATTCGCAGGGGTCCTTGCGCTAGGGCTCAACTATGGTGCATATATGAGCGAGATCTTCCGCGCCGGGCTCGAATCTGTTGGGCGAGGACAACGTGAAGCAGCGGTAGCTCTAGGCATGACGCCCATGCAAACCATGCGACGCGTCATTCTCCCGCAGGCGCTTCGATTCGCGATCCCTCCCATTGGCAACGACTTTATCGCCATGACAAAAGACTCGGCTCTTGTTTCCGCCACTGGCTTCGTCCACGAGGTGATGTGGCGCGCAACGAAAGTAGGGCGAGCGCAGTTCAACAACCTCGAAGCGCTCATCATGGCAGCGATTTTTTATTGGGTGATGACCATTATCCTGACCTACGTTCAAAGCATCATCGAAACCCGTCTTGCCAAAGGAGACCGCTAA
- a CDS encoding dimethylargininase: protein MMLAITRDVSPRFNECEITHIERSVIDVTVAQAQHCGYIDALKKLGCTVLELPAEANLPDSVFVEDTAFILPHAAVITRPGADSRKPETESIIQTLSPHIKLLYIREPATLDGGDVLVIGKDIFIGLSTRSNNVAINQLKDLLSDDGYTVTGVPLHDCLHLKSAVTRVDDNTLLINKSWVDASLFEGYKLIEIDPSEPNAANCLPIGDSIIYPTSFPKTRAKLEAHGYTIVSADVDELAKAEGAVTCCSLVITN, encoded by the coding sequence ATAATGCTCGCCATTACCCGAGATGTGAGTCCGCGTTTTAATGAATGCGAGATCACGCACATCGAGCGAAGTGTTATTGATGTTACTGTTGCACAAGCACAACATTGCGGCTATATAGATGCGCTCAAAAAACTTGGATGTACTGTTTTAGAACTCCCTGCTGAGGCCAATCTGCCTGATTCGGTCTTTGTCGAAGATACAGCTTTTATCCTCCCTCACGCAGCGGTCATCACTCGACCTGGGGCTGATTCGCGGAAACCTGAAACCGAATCTATCATCCAAACCTTGTCCCCACACATCAAACTTCTCTACATTCGCGAGCCCGCCACGCTAGACGGCGGTGATGTGTTAGTCATTGGCAAAGACATTTTTATCGGCTTATCCACACGCAGTAATAATGTTGCGATCAATCAACTGAAAGACTTACTCAGCGACGATGGATACACTGTCACAGGCGTTCCATTGCACGACTGCCTACATCTCAAGTCCGCAGTTACACGCGTAGACGATAACACTCTACTGATCAATAAAAGCTGGGTGGACGCAAGTCTCTTCGAAGGTTACAAGCTGATCGAGATAGACCCGTCAGAACCCAATGCGGCAAATTGTCTTCCCATTGGAGATTCGATCATTTATCCCACATCGTTTCCGAAGACACGTGCAAAGCTAGAGGCGCATGGCTATACAATCGTCAGTGCTGATGTGGATGAATTGGCAAAGGCAGAGGGGGCAGTTACTTGTTGTAGTTTGGTGATTACTAATTAA